A genomic stretch from Papio anubis isolate 15944 chromosome 18, Panubis1.0, whole genome shotgun sequence includes:
- the C18H16orf86 gene encoding uncharacterized protein C16orf86 homolog isoform X1, giving the protein MASAGAERRPGVQEATVVGQGQLAEDPGSAQTSECPVAEEHFLVPAHEARGTQGEDQRPAGAASKLELQEEGPKLGEERPKPEAGALEERGPRPVVSIVRPRHGPKRKPVKSLSLPGLRAHPKAEAELPPRLPLQEEEPEGSQSEPSPSAKQHKKAKKRKSLGAPVLHAVASTVSAPLETLGLEPSALPWVFAGKAQRLRPLYQYINYCNPELNQAGEGDGEAEVEAEAELALVPEEAGVEQLQALLPLAGELGPGLALPCPSPLVTPIHALAPLGEEAGEEAGGLPSLGVSDHHKAEVDKSTQVDIDKMLSVCTAPLVPPLSPQYK; this is encoded by the exons ATGGCCTCGGCAGGGGCGGAGAGGCGGCCGGGGGTCCAGGAGGCTACGGTCGTGGGGCAGGGACAGCTCGCGGAGGACCCCGGCAGCGCTCAGACCTCCGAG TGTCCAGTGGCGGAAGAACATTTCCTGGTGCCAGCCCATGAGGCCCGCGGAACCCAGGGTGAAGACCAGCGCCCAGCAGGCGCAGCTTCGAAGCTGGAGCTCCAGGAGGAAGGACCCAAGCTGGGGGAGGAGAGGCCCAAGCCGGAAGCCGGGGCGCTAGAGGAGAGAGGCCCCAGGCCCGTGGTCTCCATTGTGAGGCCCCGTCATGGTCCAAAGAGAAAGCCTGTCAA gtccctcagcctcccgggccTTCGTGCCCATCCCAAGGCTGAAGCTGAGCTGCCACCCAGGCTGCCGCTGCAGGAGGAGGAGCCAGAGGGCAGCCAGAGTGAGCCCTCACCATCTGCCAAACAGCACAAAAAAGCCAAGAAGCGCAAGAGCCTGGGGGCTCCCGTGCTCCACGCTGTGGCCAGCACGGTGTCTGCACCCTTAGAGACATTGGGGCTGGAGC cctctgccctgccctgggtCTTTGCAGGAAAGGCCCAGCGCCTGCGACCCCTGTACCAGTACATCAACTATTGCAACCCCGAGCTGAACCAGGCAGGGGAGGGGGacggggaggccgaggtggaggcagaggcagagctggCCCTGGTTCCCGAGGAGGCAGGTGTGGAGCAACTGCAGGCCTTGCTGCCCTTGGCAGGTGAGCTGGGCCCAGGCCTCGCTTTGCCCTGTCCCAGTCCATTAGTGACCCCCATCCATGCTCTGGCTCCCCTcggagaggaggctggagaggaggcTGGGGGCTTGCCCAGCTTGGGGGTGAGTGACCACCACAAGGCTGAGGTGGATAAGTCAACCCAGGTGGACATCGACAAGATGCTGAGTGTCTGCACTGCTCCGCTTGTCCCCCCGCTCTCTCCTCAGTACAAGTGA
- the C18H16orf86 gene encoding uncharacterized protein C16orf86 homolog isoform X2 — MASAGAERRPGVQEATVVGQGQLAEDPGSAQTSECPVAEEHFLVPAHEARGTQGEDQRPAGAASKLELQEEGPKLGEERPKPEAGALEERGPRPVVSIVRPRHGPKRKPVKSLSLPGLRAHPKAEAELPPRLPLQEEEPEGSQSEPSPSAKQHKKAKKRKSLGAPVLHAVASTVSAPLETLGLERKAQRLRPLYQYINYCNPELNQAGEGDGEAEVEAEAELALVPEEAGVEQLQALLPLAGELGPGLALPCPSPLVTPIHALAPLGEEAGEEAGGLPSLGVSDHHKAEVDKSTQVDIDKMLSVCTAPLVPPLSPQYK, encoded by the exons ATGGCCTCGGCAGGGGCGGAGAGGCGGCCGGGGGTCCAGGAGGCTACGGTCGTGGGGCAGGGACAGCTCGCGGAGGACCCCGGCAGCGCTCAGACCTCCGAG TGTCCAGTGGCGGAAGAACATTTCCTGGTGCCAGCCCATGAGGCCCGCGGAACCCAGGGTGAAGACCAGCGCCCAGCAGGCGCAGCTTCGAAGCTGGAGCTCCAGGAGGAAGGACCCAAGCTGGGGGAGGAGAGGCCCAAGCCGGAAGCCGGGGCGCTAGAGGAGAGAGGCCCCAGGCCCGTGGTCTCCATTGTGAGGCCCCGTCATGGTCCAAAGAGAAAGCCTGTCAA gtccctcagcctcccgggccTTCGTGCCCATCCCAAGGCTGAAGCTGAGCTGCCACCCAGGCTGCCGCTGCAGGAGGAGGAGCCAGAGGGCAGCCAGAGTGAGCCCTCACCATCTGCCAAACAGCACAAAAAAGCCAAGAAGCGCAAGAGCCTGGGGGCTCCCGTGCTCCACGCTGTGGCCAGCACGGTGTCTGCACCCTTAGAGACATTGGGGCTGGAGC GAAAGGCCCAGCGCCTGCGACCCCTGTACCAGTACATCAACTATTGCAACCCCGAGCTGAACCAGGCAGGGGAGGGGGacggggaggccgaggtggaggcagaggcagagctggCCCTGGTTCCCGAGGAGGCAGGTGTGGAGCAACTGCAGGCCTTGCTGCCCTTGGCAGGTGAGCTGGGCCCAGGCCTCGCTTTGCCCTGTCCCAGTCCATTAGTGACCCCCATCCATGCTCTGGCTCCCCTcggagaggaggctggagaggaggcTGGGGGCTTGCCCAGCTTGGGGGTGAGTGACCACCACAAGGCTGAGGTGGATAAGTCAACCCAGGTGGACATCGACAAGATGCTGAGTGTCTGCACTGCTCCGCTTGTCCCCCCGCTCTCTCCTCAGTACAAGTGA
- the C18H16orf86 gene encoding uncharacterized protein C16orf86 homolog isoform X3 produces MASAGAERRPGVQEATVVGQGQLAEDPGSAQTSECPVAEEHFLVPAHEARGTQGEDQRPAGAASKLELQEEGPKLGEERPKPEAGALEERGPRPVVSIVRPRHGPKRKPVKLPLQEEEPEGSQSEPSPSAKQHKKAKKRKSLGAPVLHAVASTVSAPLETLGLEPSALPWVFAGKAQRLRPLYQYINYCNPELNQAGEGDGEAEVEAEAELALVPEEAGVEQLQALLPLAGELGPGLALPCPSPLVTPIHALAPLGEEAGEEAGGLPSLGVSDHHKAEVDKSTQVDIDKMLSVCTAPLVPPLSPQYK; encoded by the exons ATGGCCTCGGCAGGGGCGGAGAGGCGGCCGGGGGTCCAGGAGGCTACGGTCGTGGGGCAGGGACAGCTCGCGGAGGACCCCGGCAGCGCTCAGACCTCCGAG TGTCCAGTGGCGGAAGAACATTTCCTGGTGCCAGCCCATGAGGCCCGCGGAACCCAGGGTGAAGACCAGCGCCCAGCAGGCGCAGCTTCGAAGCTGGAGCTCCAGGAGGAAGGACCCAAGCTGGGGGAGGAGAGGCCCAAGCCGGAAGCCGGGGCGCTAGAGGAGAGAGGCCCCAGGCCCGTGGTCTCCATTGTGAGGCCCCGTCATGGTCCAAAGAGAAAGCCTGTCAA GCTGCCGCTGCAGGAGGAGGAGCCAGAGGGCAGCCAGAGTGAGCCCTCACCATCTGCCAAACAGCACAAAAAAGCCAAGAAGCGCAAGAGCCTGGGGGCTCCCGTGCTCCACGCTGTGGCCAGCACGGTGTCTGCACCCTTAGAGACATTGGGGCTGGAGC cctctgccctgccctgggtCTTTGCAGGAAAGGCCCAGCGCCTGCGACCCCTGTACCAGTACATCAACTATTGCAACCCCGAGCTGAACCAGGCAGGGGAGGGGGacggggaggccgaggtggaggcagaggcagagctggCCCTGGTTCCCGAGGAGGCAGGTGTGGAGCAACTGCAGGCCTTGCTGCCCTTGGCAGGTGAGCTGGGCCCAGGCCTCGCTTTGCCCTGTCCCAGTCCATTAGTGACCCCCATCCATGCTCTGGCTCCCCTcggagaggaggctggagaggaggcTGGGGGCTTGCCCAGCTTGGGGGTGAGTGACCACCACAAGGCTGAGGTGGATAAGTCAACCCAGGTGGACATCGACAAGATGCTGAGTGTCTGCACTGCTCCGCTTGTCCCCCCGCTCTCTCCTCAGTACAAGTGA
- the ENKD1 gene encoding enkurin domain-containing protein 1: MCEGPSRISGPIPPDPTLCPDYYRRPASAQGRLEGNALKLDLLTSDRALDATAPCGPRIGPGAREILERGRRGVGDVLLQLEGISLGPGASLKRKDPKDHEKENLRRIREIQKRFREQERSREHGQPRPLKALWRSPKYDKVESRVKAQLQEPGPAFGTESAHFLRAHSRCGPGLPPPRVPSPQPTPPGPKAKEPGLGVDFIRHNARAAKRAPRRHSRSLQVLAQVLEQQRQAQEHYNATQKGHVPHYLLERRDLWQREAEARKQSQPDPAMPPGHTRMPENQRLETLTKLLQSQSQLLRELVLLPAGADSLRAQSHRAELDRKLVQVEEAIKIFSRPKVFVKMDT, translated from the exons ATGTGCGAGGGCCCGTCCCGCATCTCGGGGCCCATCCCCCCAGACCCGACGCTCTGCCCTGACTACTACCGGCGGCCGGCCTCGG CTCAAGGGCGCCTCGAGGGAAACGCGCTGAAGCTGGACTTGCTGACCTCGGACCGGGCCCTGGACGCCACCGCTCCCTGTGGCCCCCGCATCGGTCCCGGTGCCCGAGAGATCCTGGAGCGCGGCCGGCGCGGCGTCGGGGACGTGCTGTTGCAACTCGAGGGGATCTCCCTAGGTCCTGGGGCCTCTCTCAAGA GGAAGGACCCTAAAGACCATGAGAAGGAGAACCTGAGGCGGATCAGGGAGATTCAGAAGCGCTTCAGAGAACAGGAGCGCAGCCGAGAGCATGGACAGCCCAGGCCCCTGAAAGCTCTGTGGCGCTCACCCAAGTACGATAAGGTGGAGTCCCGGGTCAAGGCCCAGCTCCAG gagcctGGCCCTGCCTTTGGGACAGAGTCTGCACACTTCCTGCGAGCGCACTCCCGCTGTGGCCCTGGCCTCCCACCACCCCGTGTACCTAGTCCCCAGCCAACACCACCAGGTCCCaaagctaag GAGCCAGGCTTGGGGGTGGACTTCATTCGTCACAATGCACGAGCTGCGAAGAGGGCCCCCCGGAGGCATTCCCGCTCGCTGCAGGTCCTGGCACAAGTGCTAGAGCAGCAGCGGCAGGCCCAGGAGCACTACAATGCCACACAGAAGGGCCATGTGCCGCATTA CTTGTTGGAGCGCAGGGACCTGTGGcagcgggaggctgaggctcgcaAGCAGAGCCAGCCAGACCCTGCCATGCCCCCAGGCCACACGCGCATGCCTGAAAACCAGCGGCTGGAAACACTGACCAAGCTGCTCCAGA GCCAGAGCCAGCTGCTGCGTGAGCTGGTACTGCTGCCTGCCGGGGCAGACTCACTGAGAGCCCAGAGCCACCGTGCTGAGCTGGATCGGAAACTGGTGCAGGTAGAGGAGGCCATCAAGATCTTTTCTCGGCCCAAAGTCTTCGTGAAGATGGATACCTGA
- the PARD6A gene encoding partitioning defective 6 homolog alpha isoform X1, with translation MARPQRTPARSPDSIVEVKSKFDAEFRRFALPRASVSGFQEFSRLLRAVHQIPGLDVLLGYTDAHGDLLPLTNDDSLHRALASGPPPLRLLVQKRAEADSSGLAFASNSLQRRKKGLLLRPVAPLRTRPPLLISLPQDFRQVSSVIDVDLLPETHRRVRLHKHGSDRPLGFYIRDGMSVRVAPQGLERVPGIFISRLVRGGLAESTGLLAVSDEILEVNGIEVAGKTLDQVTDMMVANSHNLIVTVKPANQRNNVVRGASGRLTGPPSAGPGPAEPDSDDDSSDLVIENRQPPSSNGLSQGPPCWDLHPGCRRPGTRSSLPSLDDQEQASSGWGSRMQDGSGFSL, from the exons ATGGCCCGGCCGCAGAGGACTCCGGCGCGCAGTCCCGATAGCATCGTCGAGGTGAAGAGCAAA TTTGACGCCGAGTTCCGACGCTTCGCGCTGCCCCGCGCTTCGGTGAGCGGCTTCCAGGAGTTCTCGCGGTTGCTGCGGGCGGTGCACCAGATCCCGGGCCTGGACGTGCTACTTGGCTATACGGATGCTCACGGCGACCTGCTGCCCCTCACCAACGACGACAGTCTGCACCGGGCCCTGGCCAGCGGGCCCCCACCACTGCGCCTGTTGGTGCAGAAGCGGG CAGAAGCTGACTCCAGCGGCCTGGCTTTTGCCTCCAACTCTCTGCAGCGGCGCAAGAAAGGGCTCCTGCTGCGGCCAGTGGCACCCCTTCGCACCCGCCCACCCCTGCTAATCAGCCTGCCCCAAGATTTCCGCCAGGTTTCATCAGTCATAGATGTGGACCTACTGCCTGAGACCCACCGACGGGTGCGGCTGCACAAGCATGGTTCAGACCGCCCCCTGGGCTTCTACATCCGAGATGGCATGAGTGTGCGTGTGGCTCCCCAGGGCCTGGAGCGGGTTCCAGGAATCTTCATCTCCCGCCTGGTACGTGGGGGCCTGGCTGAGAGTACAGGGCTGCTGGCGGTCAGTGATGAGATCCTTGAGGTCAATGGCATTGAAGTAGCCGGGAAGACCTTGGACCAAGTGACGGACATGATGGTCGCCAACAGCCATAACCTCATTGTCACTGTCAAGCCGGCCAACCAGCGCAATAACGTGGTGCGAGGGGCATCTGGGCGTTTGACAGGTCCTCCCTCTGCAGGGCCTGGGCCTGCTGAGCCTGATAGTGATGATGACAGCAGTGACCTGGTCATTGAGAACCGCCAGCCTCCCAGTTCCAATGGGCTGTCTCAGGGGCCCCCATGCTGGGACCTGCACCCTGGCTGCCGACGTCCTGGTACCCGCAGCTCTCTGCCCTCCCTGGATGACCAGGAGCAGGCCAGTTCTGGCTGGGGGAGTCGCATGCAAGATGGTAGTGGCTTCAGCCTCTGA
- the PARD6A gene encoding partitioning defective 6 homolog alpha isoform X2 — MARPQRTPARSPDSIVEVKSKFDAEFRRFALPRASVSGFQEFSRLLRAVHQIPGLDVLLGYTDAHGDLLPLTNDDSLHRALASGPPPLRLLVQKREADSSGLAFASNSLQRRKKGLLLRPVAPLRTRPPLLISLPQDFRQVSSVIDVDLLPETHRRVRLHKHGSDRPLGFYIRDGMSVRVAPQGLERVPGIFISRLVRGGLAESTGLLAVSDEILEVNGIEVAGKTLDQVTDMMVANSHNLIVTVKPANQRNNVVRGASGRLTGPPSAGPGPAEPDSDDDSSDLVIENRQPPSSNGLSQGPPCWDLHPGCRRPGTRSSLPSLDDQEQASSGWGSRMQDGSGFSL, encoded by the exons ATGGCCCGGCCGCAGAGGACTCCGGCGCGCAGTCCCGATAGCATCGTCGAGGTGAAGAGCAAA TTTGACGCCGAGTTCCGACGCTTCGCGCTGCCCCGCGCTTCGGTGAGCGGCTTCCAGGAGTTCTCGCGGTTGCTGCGGGCGGTGCACCAGATCCCGGGCCTGGACGTGCTACTTGGCTATACGGATGCTCACGGCGACCTGCTGCCCCTCACCAACGACGACAGTCTGCACCGGGCCCTGGCCAGCGGGCCCCCACCACTGCGCCTGTTGGTGCAGAAGCGGG AAGCTGACTCCAGCGGCCTGGCTTTTGCCTCCAACTCTCTGCAGCGGCGCAAGAAAGGGCTCCTGCTGCGGCCAGTGGCACCCCTTCGCACCCGCCCACCCCTGCTAATCAGCCTGCCCCAAGATTTCCGCCAGGTTTCATCAGTCATAGATGTGGACCTACTGCCTGAGACCCACCGACGGGTGCGGCTGCACAAGCATGGTTCAGACCGCCCCCTGGGCTTCTACATCCGAGATGGCATGAGTGTGCGTGTGGCTCCCCAGGGCCTGGAGCGGGTTCCAGGAATCTTCATCTCCCGCCTGGTACGTGGGGGCCTGGCTGAGAGTACAGGGCTGCTGGCGGTCAGTGATGAGATCCTTGAGGTCAATGGCATTGAAGTAGCCGGGAAGACCTTGGACCAAGTGACGGACATGATGGTCGCCAACAGCCATAACCTCATTGTCACTGTCAAGCCGGCCAACCAGCGCAATAACGTGGTGCGAGGGGCATCTGGGCGTTTGACAGGTCCTCCCTCTGCAGGGCCTGGGCCTGCTGAGCCTGATAGTGATGATGACAGCAGTGACCTGGTCATTGAGAACCGCCAGCCTCCCAGTTCCAATGGGCTGTCTCAGGGGCCCCCATGCTGGGACCTGCACCCTGGCTGCCGACGTCCTGGTACCCGCAGCTCTCTGCCCTCCCTGGATGACCAGGAGCAGGCCAGTTCTGGCTGGGGGAGTCGCATGCAAGATGGTAGTGGCTTCAGCCTCTGA
- the ACD gene encoding adrenocortical dysplasia protein homolog isoform X1: protein MAGSGRLVLRPWIRELILGSETLSSPRAGQLLEVLQEAEAAAAGPSHAPDASDVGATLLVSDGTYSVRCLVTREALDTSDWEEKEFGFRGTEGRLLLLQDCGVHIQVAEGGAPAEFYLQVDRFSLLPTEQPRLRVPGCNQDLDVQKKLYDCLEEHLSESTSSNAGLSLSQLLDEMREDQEHQGALVCLAESCLTLEGPCTAPPLTHWAASRCKATGEAVYTVPSSMLCISENDQLILSSLGPCQRTQGPELPPPDPALQDLSLTLIASPSSPSSSGTPALPGHMSSEESGTSISLLPALSLAAPDPGQRSSSQPPPAICSAPAPLIPRSPHPSQTPSSPLQSCTPNLSPRGHVPSPHQALVTRPQKPSLEFKEFVGLPCKNQRPSPRTGATKGAQEPCRVWEPPKRHRDGSAFQYEYEPPCTSLCARVQAARLPPQLMAWALHFLMDPESEPTPM, encoded by the exons ATGGCAGGTTCAGGAAGGCTGGTCCTACGGCCCTGGATTCGAGAGCTGATTCTGGGGTCGGAGACACTCTCCAGTCCACGAGCCGGGCAGCTGCTCGAG GTACTACAGGAGGCCGAGGCCGCGGCCGCGGGCCCATCCCACGCCCCTGATGCGTCCGACGTCGGGGCCACGTTGCTTGTGTCTGACGGGACCTACAGTGTCCGATGCCTGGTGACGCGGGAGGCCCTGGACACCTCGGACTG GGAGGAGAAGGAGTTCGGCTTCCGCGGGACAGAGGgccggctgctgctgctgcaggacTGCGGGGTTCATATCCAGGTCGCTGAGGGCGGCGCG CCCGCAGAGTTCTATCTCCAGGTGGACCGCTTCAGCCTGCTGCCCACGGAGCAGCCCCGGCTGCGGGTGCCTGGTTG CAACCAAGACTTAGATGTTCAGAAAAAGCTCTATGACTGCCTTGA GGAGCACCTTTCAGAGTCCACCTCGTCCAATGCAG GCCTATCACTGTCCCAGCTTCTGGATGAAATGCGGGAGGATCAGGAGCATCAGGGGGCGCTGGTGTGCCTGGCTGAAAGCTGCCTGACGCTGGAGGGCCCTTGCACAGCACCCCCGCTCACCCACTGGGCTGCCTCACGATGCAAGGCCACG GGAGAAGCTGTGTACACTGTCCCCAGCTCAATGCTATGCATCTCTGAGAATGACCAGCTAATTCTGAGCTCTCTAGGCCCCTGTCAGAGGACACAGG GCCCTGAGCTGCCCCCACCAGACCCGGCTCTGCAGGACCTATCTCTGACCCTCATAGCCTCTCCTTCCTCACCCAGTTCCTCAG GAACCCCGGCCTTACCCGGCCACATGTCATCCGAGGAAAGTGGTACCAGCATCAGCCTTCTGCCTGCCCTGTCCTTGGCTGCTCCAGACCCAGGGCAGAGGAGCAGCTCCCAGCCCCCACCAGCCATCTGCTCAGCCCCTGCCCCCCTGATCCCCAGGTCCCCACACCCCAGCCAAACCCCCAGCTCCCCACTCCAGAGCTGCACTCCCAATCTCTCACCCCGTGGCCATGTCCCCAGTCCACACCAGGCTCTTGTGACCAGGCCCCAGAAACCTAGCCTGGAGTTCAAGGAGTTTGTAGGGTTGCCCTGCAAGAATCAGCGGCCTTCTCCCAGGACCGGAGCTACCAAAGGAGCCCAGGAGCCCTGCCGTGTCTGG GAACCCCCAAAAAGGCATCGTGATGGTTCTGCCTTCCAATATGAGTATGAGCCACCCTGCACGTCCCTCTGTGCTCGGGTCCAAGCTGCCAG GCTTCCTCCCCAGCTCATGGCCTGGGCCTTGCACTTTCTGATGGATCCAGAGTCTGAGCCAACTCCAATGTGA
- the ACD gene encoding adrenocortical dysplasia protein homolog isoform X2, translating into MAGSGRLVLRPWIRELILGSETLSSPRAGQLLEVLQEAEAAAAGPSHAPDASDVGATLLVSDGTYSVRCLVTREALDTSDWEEKEFGFRGTEGRLLLLQDCGVHIQVAEGGAPAEFYLQVDRFSLLPTEQPRLRVPGCNQDLDVQKKLYDCLEEHLSESTSSNAGLSLSQLLDEMREDQEHQGALVCLAESCLTLEGPCTAPPLTHWAASRCKATGEAVYTVPSSMLCISENDQLILSSLGPCQRTQGTPALPGHMSSEESGTSISLLPALSLAAPDPGQRSSSQPPPAICSAPAPLIPRSPHPSQTPSSPLQSCTPNLSPRGHVPSPHQALVTRPQKPSLEFKEFVGLPCKNQRPSPRTGATKGAQEPCRVWEPPKRHRDGSAFQYEYEPPCTSLCARVQAARLPPQLMAWALHFLMDPESEPTPM; encoded by the exons ATGGCAGGTTCAGGAAGGCTGGTCCTACGGCCCTGGATTCGAGAGCTGATTCTGGGGTCGGAGACACTCTCCAGTCCACGAGCCGGGCAGCTGCTCGAG GTACTACAGGAGGCCGAGGCCGCGGCCGCGGGCCCATCCCACGCCCCTGATGCGTCCGACGTCGGGGCCACGTTGCTTGTGTCTGACGGGACCTACAGTGTCCGATGCCTGGTGACGCGGGAGGCCCTGGACACCTCGGACTG GGAGGAGAAGGAGTTCGGCTTCCGCGGGACAGAGGgccggctgctgctgctgcaggacTGCGGGGTTCATATCCAGGTCGCTGAGGGCGGCGCG CCCGCAGAGTTCTATCTCCAGGTGGACCGCTTCAGCCTGCTGCCCACGGAGCAGCCCCGGCTGCGGGTGCCTGGTTG CAACCAAGACTTAGATGTTCAGAAAAAGCTCTATGACTGCCTTGA GGAGCACCTTTCAGAGTCCACCTCGTCCAATGCAG GCCTATCACTGTCCCAGCTTCTGGATGAAATGCGGGAGGATCAGGAGCATCAGGGGGCGCTGGTGTGCCTGGCTGAAAGCTGCCTGACGCTGGAGGGCCCTTGCACAGCACCCCCGCTCACCCACTGGGCTGCCTCACGATGCAAGGCCACG GGAGAAGCTGTGTACACTGTCCCCAGCTCAATGCTATGCATCTCTGAGAATGACCAGCTAATTCTGAGCTCTCTAGGCCCCTGTCAGAGGACACAGG GAACCCCGGCCTTACCCGGCCACATGTCATCCGAGGAAAGTGGTACCAGCATCAGCCTTCTGCCTGCCCTGTCCTTGGCTGCTCCAGACCCAGGGCAGAGGAGCAGCTCCCAGCCCCCACCAGCCATCTGCTCAGCCCCTGCCCCCCTGATCCCCAGGTCCCCACACCCCAGCCAAACCCCCAGCTCCCCACTCCAGAGCTGCACTCCCAATCTCTCACCCCGTGGCCATGTCCCCAGTCCACACCAGGCTCTTGTGACCAGGCCCCAGAAACCTAGCCTGGAGTTCAAGGAGTTTGTAGGGTTGCCCTGCAAGAATCAGCGGCCTTCTCCCAGGACCGGAGCTACCAAAGGAGCCCAGGAGCCCTGCCGTGTCTGG GAACCCCCAAAAAGGCATCGTGATGGTTCTGCCTTCCAATATGAGTATGAGCCACCCTGCACGTCCCTCTGTGCTCGGGTCCAAGCTGCCAG GCTTCCTCCCCAGCTCATGGCCTGGGCCTTGCACTTTCTGATGGATCCAGAGTCTGAGCCAACTCCAATGTGA